In Flavobacterium sp. N1736, the following are encoded in one genomic region:
- a CDS encoding xylulokinase: MFFLGIDLGSSSIKLSVFDPEKGTTIGAVSVPDFEMPIIAQQFGWAEQNPESWWQYVKDGIKQLGAKSNIDLKKIAGIGIAYQMHGLVLTDENLNPVRSSIIWCDSRAAIIGDEIYNKIGAENCQKQILGSPGNFTASKLKWVKDNEPEVFAKAKYMMLPGDFIAAKLSKVAQISTSGLSEAALWNFSEGKLATEILSQMGLSADIVPEIVSNFGVQATIHADIAQELGLNPDAKITYRAGDQPNNALSLNVLKPGEIATTAGTSAVVYAVSDQDAYDKQNRINTFLHVYNTETEKRNGVMLCINGSGILYQWLRKIMSVDRTDLIAYEKLNAEAAKVEAGSNGLRFYPFGNGVERIFNNKNATSGIQNLNFNIHQPSHLVRAACEGIVFAMNYGFDVMKEVGVSGTVVRAGNSNLFLSPVFREIFTNTTQTTLELYNTSGAEGAARGAAYGLGYYNSLNEAFEGLQYLDRIEPNKILTSQYQDLYQEWKNQIKIEQ, encoded by the coding sequence ATGTTTTTTTTAGGAATTGATTTAGGGAGCTCTTCAATAAAATTATCAGTTTTCGATCCTGAAAAAGGAACGACGATTGGTGCAGTAAGTGTTCCTGATTTTGAAATGCCAATTATTGCACAACAATTTGGCTGGGCAGAACAAAATCCGGAATCGTGGTGGCAATATGTAAAAGACGGAATCAAACAATTGGGTGCAAAATCTAATATTGATTTAAAGAAAATTGCCGGAATCGGAATTGCGTACCAAATGCATGGTTTGGTTTTAACCGATGAAAATTTAAATCCCGTTCGTTCTTCGATTATTTGGTGCGATAGTCGTGCTGCGATTATTGGAGACGAAATTTATAATAAGATTGGTGCAGAAAATTGTCAAAAGCAAATTTTAGGAAGTCCGGGAAATTTTACGGCTTCAAAATTAAAATGGGTAAAAGACAACGAACCTGAAGTTTTTGCAAAAGCAAAATACATGATGCTTCCGGGCGATTTTATTGCTGCGAAATTATCAAAAGTGGCTCAAATTAGTACTTCGGGATTATCAGAAGCCGCTTTATGGAATTTTTCAGAAGGAAAACTGGCAACAGAAATCCTTTCTCAAATGGGATTATCAGCAGATATTGTTCCTGAAATTGTTTCAAATTTCGGAGTCCAGGCAACAATTCACGCAGATATCGCTCAGGAATTAGGATTAAATCCCGATGCAAAAATAACGTACAGAGCCGGAGATCAACCCAACAATGCATTGTCATTGAATGTTTTGAAACCCGGAGAAATCGCTACAACAGCCGGAACTTCGGCAGTAGTTTATGCCGTAAGCGATCAGGATGCTTACGACAAACAAAACAGAATCAATACTTTTTTACACGTCTATAATACAGAAACCGAGAAACGCAATGGCGTAATGTTGTGCATTAACGGTTCTGGAATTTTATACCAATGGCTTCGCAAAATTATGTCAGTTGACAGAACTGATTTAATCGCTTACGAAAAACTAAATGCCGAAGCTGCAAAAGTAGAAGCCGGAAGCAACGGACTTCGTTTTTATCCTTTCGGAAATGGTGTGGAGCGTATTTTCAATAATAAAAATGCAACATCGGGAATTCAGAATTTAAATTTCAATATCCATCAGCCGTCACATTTGGTTCGTGCAGCTTGCGAAGGAATTGTGTTTGCAATGAATTACGGTTTTGATGTGATGAAAGAAGTTGGAGTTTCAGGAACTGTAGTTCGTGCAGGAAATTCAAACTTGTTTTTGAGCCCGGTTTTCAGGGAAATCTTCACTAATACGACACAAACAACTTTAGAATTATACAATACATCAGGTGCCGAAGGTGCTGCGAGAGGTGCCGCTTACGGTTTAGGATATTACAATTCGCTCAACGAAGCTTTTGAAGGATTGCAATATTTAGACCGAATTGAACCCAACAAAATTCTGACTTCTCAATATCAGGATTTATATCAGGAATGGAAAAATCAAATTAAAATAGAACAATAA
- a CDS encoding RagB/SusD family nutrient uptake outer membrane protein — translation MKKYIKLLAVSGLLILGACSDDFLDTESSTNKDENNFYKTPNDAYQGLISVYDVLQREAYGGPLLISEQASDDCFGGYGTADAQADIEWDRFLYVTNKDMNSDVWKYAYLGIYRANILLEHLDQVNWGSNTALKTRYEAEARFLRAHFHFMAAKMFGDIVPLDHTVTTSEFLLPRQPAEVTYALIASDLKFAADNLGPENYSQTGNANYGRITKWAAEAYLARTFLFYTDYYEKPDLAGVVNKAQAITYINDAVSNSGHGLVADFANLWLAASFEKFAGEDNTEMVWAVRFNGSGKGDWNLNEGNRFQVDIAPRGGNIGPYATGWGGATVNPKLYDDYAAGDTRRDATIISYKTESYNGNPLNFDAQARDQRQYTGYSWKKYCPITNAAGVAIVEANGGNFQIDNYQDYAVIRFSDVLLMAAELNLDTNSALAADDFNRVRDRAFKDTAHRVLAANLTKAVIMNERRFELALEGLRYFDLIRQNLTIAKTAIDNNTGGDFNVTFRPETLGWFPLPQSQIVLSNGTIKQNPGWN, via the coding sequence ATGAAAAAATATATAAAATTATTAGCAGTTTCAGGCTTGTTGATTTTAGGAGCTTGTTCTGATGATTTTCTGGATACTGAATCTTCTACAAATAAAGATGAAAATAATTTCTACAAAACACCAAACGATGCTTACCAGGGATTAATTTCGGTGTACGATGTACTACAGCGCGAAGCTTACGGCGGACCATTATTAATTAGTGAACAAGCATCTGATGATTGTTTTGGAGGATATGGAACGGCAGATGCTCAGGCAGATATCGAATGGGATCGCTTTTTATATGTAACCAATAAAGACATGAATTCTGATGTATGGAAATATGCCTACTTAGGGATTTACAGAGCCAATATTTTATTGGAACACCTTGATCAGGTAAACTGGGGAAGTAATACCGCTTTAAAGACAAGATACGAAGCCGAAGCCCGTTTTTTAAGAGCACACTTTCACTTCATGGCGGCAAAAATGTTTGGTGATATCGTGCCTTTGGATCATACGGTAACGACAAGCGAATTTTTATTGCCAAGACAACCGGCAGAAGTTACGTATGCATTAATTGCAAGCGATTTAAAATTTGCAGCAGATAATTTAGGTCCTGAAAACTATTCACAAACAGGAAATGCTAATTACGGACGTATTACAAAATGGGCGGCAGAAGCTTATTTGGCAAGAACATTTTTGTTTTATACAGATTATTATGAAAAACCGGATTTAGCAGGTGTTGTAAACAAAGCGCAGGCGATTACTTATATCAACGATGCAGTATCTAATAGCGGACACGGTTTAGTAGCAGATTTTGCTAATCTTTGGTTAGCGGCTTCTTTTGAAAAATTTGCAGGAGAAGACAATACAGAAATGGTTTGGGCAGTTCGTTTTAACGGTTCAGGAAAAGGAGATTGGAATTTAAATGAAGGAAACCGTTTTCAGGTAGATATTGCACCACGTGGAGGTAACATCGGACCATACGCTACCGGTTGGGGAGGAGCAACAGTAAATCCTAAACTATATGATGATTATGCAGCAGGAGATACACGTAGAGATGCAACAATCATTAGTTATAAGACAGAATCCTATAATGGAAATCCTTTAAATTTTGATGCGCAGGCAAGAGATCAGCGTCAGTACACAGGATATTCATGGAAAAAATATTGCCCAATTACAAATGCAGCCGGAGTTGCGATTGTTGAAGCAAACGGAGGAAATTTCCAAATTGACAACTATCAGGATTATGCAGTAATTCGTTTTTCTGATGTATTGTTGATGGCTGCCGAATTGAATTTAGATACAAATTCAGCATTAGCGGCAGATGATTTCAACAGAGTTCGTGACAGAGCATTTAAAGATACAGCGCACAGAGTTTTAGCTGCCAATCTTACAAAAGCAGTAATTATGAATGAGCGCCGTTTTGAATTAGCACTTGAAGGACTACGTTATTTTGATTTAATCAGACAAAATTTGACAATTGCCAAAACTGCAATTGATAACAATACAGGTGGTGATTTTAATGTGACTTTTAGACCTGAAACTTTAGGCTGGTTCCCATTGCCACAATCTCAAATAGTACTTTCAAACGGAACTATTAAACAAAATCCAGGTTGGAATTAA
- a CDS encoding glycoside hydrolase family 2 TIM barrel-domain containing protein → MRKRKNLSSKLSLVTLIGIILFGSCSKKEDAFMNRKVSFNSDWSFHLNDSLKDKDTIGTSTKWRTLNVPHDWSIEGKFDEKSPAGYGGGALNGGLGWYKKTFKINASDSSKIISVAFDGVYKNSEVWVNGHYLGKRPNGYIGFQYDMSPYLNYGEKNNEIIVKVDNSKQPNSRWYSGSGIFRNVWIETTDKLHVAQWGTYVTTPKITAEKALVNIETTIKNQYSTSKKATVTTTIFFNAGDERRRLKSTTQNITIGANANQTIKQVTEVNTPALWSVEQPELYTAETEIIIDDKTIDRYKTNFGIRDFKFDVDKGFILNGKQLKIKGVCMHHDLGPLGSAINTRAIGRQLEILKEMGVNGIRTSHNPPAPELLELCDKMGFIVMDEAFDMWKTAKTKYDYANDWDKWHKKDLVDQLLRDRNHPSVFMWSIGNEIPDQWNENGVKTAKELAAITRQYDKTRPITAAMNPPVNMNIDNVTLQFEQAKVQYNAIAKSGALDIIGYNYAHQTYEYHKKNFPGIPFIATETTSALETRGYYDAVSDTIKKWPVRWDLKFTEGNPGNTVSAYDQVQAPWGSTHEATWKVIKKHDYLSGMYIWTGFDYIGEPTPYEWPSISSYFGIVDLAGFPKDVYYMYQSEWTDKTVLHIFPHWNWKAGQTVDVWAYYNKADEVELFLNGKSVGVRSKKGEDLHVMWRIPFQPGTLKAISRKNGKTVLETEIKTAGNPSNLKLTADRSNIKADGNDLSFVTVDILDAKGTLAPNANNEINFSLKGNGKIVGVCSGDPVSHESYKGSKHTALNGKCLVIIQSENKTGRLELTAKANGLKPATIVITAE, encoded by the coding sequence ATGCGTAAAAGAAAGAATTTAAGCAGTAAACTTTCATTAGTAACATTAATTGGAATCATTTTGTTTGGCTCTTGCAGCAAAAAAGAAGATGCTTTTATGAACCGAAAAGTTTCTTTTAATTCAGATTGGAGTTTTCATTTAAATGATAGTTTAAAAGATAAAGACACCATAGGAACTTCAACCAAATGGAGAACTTTAAATGTTCCGCATGATTGGAGTATCGAAGGGAAATTTGACGAGAAAAGTCCCGCCGGATATGGGGGCGGAGCGCTTAATGGAGGTTTAGGATGGTATAAGAAAACTTTCAAAATAAACGCTTCTGATAGCAGTAAAATTATATCAGTTGCCTTTGATGGAGTTTACAAAAACAGCGAGGTCTGGGTAAACGGACACTATTTAGGAAAACGTCCAAACGGATATATTGGCTTTCAATATGACATGTCACCGTACTTAAATTACGGAGAAAAAAACAACGAAATTATTGTAAAGGTTGACAATTCAAAACAACCCAATTCACGCTGGTATTCAGGTTCAGGAATTTTTAGAAATGTCTGGATCGAAACCACAGATAAATTACACGTTGCACAATGGGGAACTTATGTGACAACGCCAAAAATTACGGCTGAAAAAGCCTTGGTTAATATTGAAACTACGATTAAAAATCAATATTCAACTTCAAAAAAAGCAACAGTAACGACTACTATTTTTTTTAATGCAGGAGACGAACGTAGACGACTAAAATCGACTACTCAAAATATAACAATTGGTGCAAATGCCAATCAGACTATTAAACAAGTAACAGAGGTTAACACGCCAGCTCTATGGTCGGTTGAACAACCTGAATTGTACACCGCCGAAACTGAAATTATAATTGATGATAAAACTATCGATCGATACAAAACTAATTTCGGAATCAGAGATTTTAAATTTGATGTTGATAAAGGTTTTATCCTTAACGGAAAACAGCTAAAAATCAAAGGCGTTTGTATGCACCACGATTTAGGTCCGTTAGGTTCTGCAATCAACACGCGCGCCATCGGGCGTCAGCTTGAAATCCTGAAAGAAATGGGTGTAAACGGAATCAGAACTTCGCATAATCCGCCCGCTCCGGAACTTTTAGAACTTTGTGATAAAATGGGTTTCATCGTTATGGATGAAGCATTTGATATGTGGAAAACAGCCAAAACCAAATACGATTATGCAAACGACTGGGACAAATGGCACAAAAAAGATTTAGTCGATCAATTACTTCGTGACCGAAATCATCCAAGTGTTTTTATGTGGAGTATCGGAAACGAAATTCCCGATCAATGGAATGAAAACGGCGTAAAAACGGCAAAAGAATTAGCGGCGATTACACGTCAATACGATAAAACACGTCCGATTACAGCAGCGATGAATCCGCCGGTAAATATGAATATCGATAATGTGACATTGCAATTTGAACAAGCAAAAGTACAATATAATGCAATCGCAAAATCGGGTGCTTTGGATATTATTGGGTACAATTATGCGCATCAAACCTATGAATATCATAAAAAGAATTTCCCCGGAATTCCTTTTATCGCAACCGAAACTACTTCGGCATTAGAAACCCGTGGATATTATGATGCCGTTTCAGATACGATAAAAAAATGGCCCGTAAGATGGGATCTTAAATTTACAGAAGGAAATCCTGGAAACACCGTTTCAGCTTACGATCAGGTGCAAGCGCCTTGGGGTTCTACGCACGAAGCAACATGGAAAGTAATTAAAAAACACGATTATCTTTCCGGAATGTACATCTGGACAGGTTTCGATTATATCGGAGAACCAACTCCGTACGAATGGCCGTCGATCAGCTCTTATTTCGGAATTGTAGATTTAGCCGGTTTCCCAAAAGATGTTTATTATATGTACCAAAGCGAATGGACAGACAAAACCGTGCTGCACATTTTTCCACATTGGAACTGGAAAGCAGGACAAACCGTTGATGTTTGGGCTTACTATAATAAAGCTGATGAGGTTGAACTTTTCCTTAACGGAAAATCAGTAGGAGTTCGCAGTAAAAAAGGAGAAGATTTACACGTTATGTGGAGAATTCCTTTTCAACCCGGAACACTAAAAGCCATTTCCCGTAAAAACGGAAAAACAGTTCTGGAAACGGAAATAAAAACAGCCGGAAATCCATCAAACTTAAAACTAACAGCAGACAGAAGTAACATCAAAGCAGACGGAAATGATTTGTCTTTTGTAACCGTAGATATTCTCGATGCAAAAGGAACTTTGGCTCCAAATGCAAACAACGAAATCAACTTCTCCTTAAAAGGAAACGGAAAAATAGTAGGCGTTTGCAGCGGAGATCCCGTAAGTCACGAATCGTACAAAGGTTCAAAACATACAGCACTTAACGGAAAATGTTTAGTCATTATTCAGTCTGAAAATAAAACAGGAAGATTAGAATTAACCGCTAAAGCGAATGGATTAAAACCAGCCACAATCGTAATTACAGCAGAATAA
- a CDS encoding SusC/RagA family TonB-linked outer membrane protein produces MKSKYCIKTTMLPFCIALLLSVFTMQSGFAQEQSKYVSGNITSADDNMGVPGATVLVEGTKISTATDFDGLYKIEAKTGDVLVFSFMGYKTQKITVGANRKINVTMQAETAELKEIVVIGYGTQKKKVNTAATSLVSGKDIQNVASLDVVNALQGQASGVNVTSTSGQPGAGMAVNIRGVGTAGNSTPLYVVDGVVVDNGIGYLDPSAIERIDVLKDASAGSIYGARAANGVILVTTKKGKDGKMNVAFNTYTGFQQVAKKLDLLNTQEYTTIMNEARVNSGLTPLYTPAQIAAFPDHDWQKDLFNEGAMKQNHSLTISGGDKKSTISTGLSYYGQEGMIGSATSQSQYDRITFSVNSTSEVIENHLKIGENFSFANIKSSGVADQGIYSNAIRSFLNAAPIDAVYDADGNFAHSVVAPDVSNPVGSLYYNNFNETKSNRYVGNIFAELKFLKNFTYRTSFGVDMTDSNYRSFRPVYSLSTTDNNTVSSVTQNATKSLGWIFENTVQYKGTLAGVHNFDVLVGTSAKKNTSDFMEGTGKNLTFDDFDHAYLSNATDQTSNTVKGNRADYAIQSYFGRLLYDYNNKYLFTATIRRDGSSNFARSSRYGNFPSLSAGWNVDKEGFFPQNKVLNSLKLRASWGQNGNDQIPAFSYLSTISTYNKSYHFGTGTETLQTGASPDQLSNKDLKWETSEQTDFGFDATLFTNFTLTFDYYDKKTKDWLVLSSIPVYAGATAPYINGGDIQNKGVELALAYRTKFGKDWNFSINGNISHNENKVLRVANSEGIIHGETNLLFQGTDEMNRVEVGQPIGYFYGLKTAGIFQNTSEVAAGVQPNAQPGDVRFVDLNNDGKIDANDKTKIGNPNPDFTYGLNFDLSYKAFDLSVYTYGVAGNQNVFGVHDPTRPYTNNTTEVLNRWTTEGSSDRIPRVTYGADTNGNYTKFSDLYVQNADFYRIKSATIGCDFTKLTNKLNFFSKFRLYVAANNLFTFTKYQGMDPEIGFGNSNRDSSGNLTQPWARGIDVGYYPQPRTYMMGLNVNF; encoded by the coding sequence ATGAAAAGCAAATATTGTATAAAAACGACAATGCTTCCGTTTTGTATAGCGCTGCTGCTAAGCGTCTTTACAATGCAATCTGGTTTTGCTCAGGAGCAATCCAAATATGTGAGCGGAAATATAACATCAGCAGATGATAATATGGGAGTTCCGGGCGCCACTGTTTTGGTAGAAGGAACAAAAATCAGCACTGCAACTGATTTTGATGGATTATACAAAATTGAAGCTAAAACAGGCGATGTTCTGGTATTTAGTTTTATGGGATATAAAACACAAAAAATTACTGTTGGAGCCAATAGAAAAATAAATGTAACCATGCAGGCTGAAACTGCTGAACTAAAAGAAATTGTGGTTATCGGTTACGGTACACAAAAGAAAAAGGTAAATACAGCTGCAACTTCATTAGTATCAGGAAAAGACATTCAAAATGTTGCCAGTCTTGATGTTGTAAATGCTCTGCAAGGTCAGGCTTCGGGTGTAAATGTTACTTCAACTTCGGGACAACCGGGCGCTGGAATGGCAGTAAACATTCGTGGAGTTGGAACCGCAGGAAACAGTACACCGCTTTATGTTGTAGATGGTGTGGTTGTCGATAACGGAATTGGCTATCTTGATCCTTCGGCAATAGAAAGAATCGACGTATTGAAAGATGCTTCGGCAGGATCTATTTATGGAGCAAGAGCAGCAAACGGAGTTATTTTGGTAACAACCAAAAAAGGTAAAGATGGTAAAATGAATGTTGCGTTTAATACCTACACAGGTTTTCAGCAGGTAGCTAAAAAACTGGATTTATTAAACACACAGGAATATACTACTATTATGAACGAAGCACGTGTAAATTCTGGTTTAACGCCACTTTATACACCAGCACAAATTGCAGCTTTTCCAGATCACGACTGGCAAAAAGATTTATTTAATGAAGGTGCAATGAAACAAAATCACTCGCTAACCATTAGCGGAGGTGATAAAAAATCTACCATTTCTACAGGATTGTCTTATTACGGGCAAGAAGGTATGATTGGTAGTGCAACAAGTCAATCGCAATATGACCGTATTACATTTAGTGTAAACTCAACGTCAGAAGTTATTGAAAACCATTTGAAAATTGGAGAGAATTTTTCATTCGCCAATATCAAAAGTTCTGGAGTTGCAGATCAGGGAATTTACAGCAACGCAATCAGAAGCTTTTTAAATGCAGCACCAATTGATGCAGTTTATGATGCAGACGGAAACTTTGCACATTCAGTAGTGGCGCCGGATGTTAGTAATCCGGTTGGATCATTATACTACAATAACTTTAATGAAACAAAATCAAACCGTTACGTAGGAAATATTTTTGCAGAATTAAAATTCTTAAAAAACTTTACATACAGAACGAGCTTTGGTGTTGATATGACAGATAGTAATTATCGTTCTTTCAGACCGGTTTATTCTCTTTCAACAACAGATAATAATACGGTTTCAAGTGTAACTCAAAATGCGACTAAATCATTAGGATGGATTTTTGAAAACACAGTGCAATACAAAGGAACACTTGCCGGAGTTCATAATTTTGATGTATTAGTTGGTACTTCTGCTAAAAAGAACACGTCAGATTTTATGGAAGGTACAGGGAAAAACTTGACTTTTGATGATTTTGATCATGCTTACCTAAGTAATGCTACAGACCAAACATCAAATACAGTAAAAGGAAACCGTGCAGATTATGCTATTCAATCTTACTTTGGACGTTTGTTGTATGATTACAATAACAAATACTTGTTTACAGCAACAATTAGAAGAGACGGTTCTTCAAACTTTGCACGTTCAAGCCGATACGGAAATTTCCCGTCACTTTCTGCAGGATGGAACGTGGATAAAGAAGGTTTCTTTCCACAAAATAAAGTATTAAACAGCCTTAAATTAAGAGCAAGCTGGGGACAAAATGGTAACGACCAGATTCCTGCTTTTTCTTATTTGTCAACAATCAGTACCTACAATAAAAGCTACCATTTTGGTACAGGAACAGAAACGCTGCAAACAGGAGCAAGCCCGGATCAGCTTTCAAACAAAGACCTGAAATGGGAAACTTCAGAGCAAACAGATTTTGGTTTTGATGCTACATTATTTACTAATTTTACTTTAACGTTTGATTATTACGATAAAAAAACAAAAGACTGGTTAGTACTTTCTTCAATTCCTGTTTATGCAGGAGCAACGGCGCCTTATATTAACGGAGGAGATATTCAAAATAAAGGAGTTGAACTTGCTTTGGCTTACCGCACTAAATTTGGAAAAGACTGGAATTTTTCTATAAACGGAAACATTTCACACAATGAAAATAAAGTACTTAGAGTTGCAAACAGTGAAGGAATTATTCACGGAGAAACAAACTTATTGTTTCAGGGAACTGATGAGATGAACCGCGTTGAGGTTGGGCAGCCAATTGGTTATTTCTACGGATTAAAAACTGCCGGAATTTTTCAAAATACTTCAGAAGTTGCAGCCGGTGTTCAGCCAAATGCACAACCCGGAGATGTTCGTTTCGTAGATTTAAACAATGACGGAAAAATTGATGCAAATGATAAAACTAAAATCGGAAACCCAAATCCTGATTTTACATATGGTTTAAATTTTGACCTTTCATACAAAGCATTCGATCTTTCAGTTTACACATACGGAGTAGCAGGAAATCAAAATGTTTTTGGAGTTCACGATCCAACACGTCCTTACACAAATAATACAACAGAGGTTTTAAACAGATGGACAACAGAAGGAAGTTCAGACAGAATTCCGAGAGTTACTTATGGAGCAGATACAAATGGTAATTATACTAAATTCTCTGATTTATATGTTCAAAATGCAGATTTCTACAGAATTAAAAGTGCTACAATAGGATGCGATTTTACAAAATTAACAAACAAGTTAAATTTCTTCAGCAAATTCAGATTGTATGTTGCAGCTAATAACCTGTTTACGTTTACAAAATACCAGGGAATGGATCCTGAAATTGGATTTGGAAACAGTAACAGAGACAGCAGCGGTAATTTAACTCAGCCTTGGGCGAGAGGAATTGATGTTGGATATTATCCACAGCCAAGAACATACATGATGGGGCTTAATGTTAACTTTTAA
- a CDS encoding NUDIX hydrolase, whose product MVKNVDEDSVLKNEQTAMNAITIDCVIFGFDKGSLEVLLVQHGEGISKGKWGLPGGWIYKKESTDNAAHRLLNELTGLDNIYLEQLKAFGDPNRFPLRRVITIGYYALVKREDYNIKAGFTASDAKWYKINSIPDLIYDHNEILAYSLKHLQNRVRQAPLGFNLLPEKFTLLQLMHLYEEILGIEMDKSNFRRKILHMKLLVALDEKQQDVSHRAAKLYKFDPDIYKKLTEKGFNFEF is encoded by the coding sequence ATGGTTAAAAATGTAGATGAAGATTCCGTTTTAAAGAACGAGCAAACTGCAATGAATGCGATCACGATTGACTGTGTAATATTTGGTTTTGACAAAGGAAGTTTAGAAGTACTTTTGGTACAGCACGGAGAAGGAATCAGCAAAGGAAAATGGGGTCTTCCGGGTGGTTGGATTTATAAAAAAGAAAGTACAGACAACGCCGCACATCGTTTATTAAATGAACTTACAGGTCTTGATAATATTTATCTGGAGCAGCTGAAAGCGTTTGGAGATCCTAACCGTTTCCCGCTTCGACGCGTTATTACGATTGGTTATTATGCGTTGGTAAAACGTGAAGACTATAATATTAAAGCCGGTTTTACGGCTTCTGATGCCAAATGGTATAAAATAAACAGTATTCCGGATTTGATTTACGATCATAACGAAATTCTGGCGTATAGTTTAAAACACCTTCAAAACAGAGTTCGTCAGGCGCCGCTTGGATTTAATTTACTGCCTGAAAAATTTACTTTATTACAGTTGATGCATTTATATGAAGAAATTTTGGGAATTGAGATGGATAAATCTAACTTTCGCCGAAAAATTCTTCACATGAAATTATTGGTTGCTTTAGACGAAAAACAGCAAGATGTATCACACAGAGCCGCAAAATTGTATAAGTTTGATCCTGACATTTACAAAAAACTGACTGAAAAAGGATTTAATTTTGAATTTTAA
- the xylA gene encoding xylose isomerase, with amino-acid sequence MSTTNQYFKNIDTIKFEGRESDNPLAFKWYDENRVVAGKTLKEHLRFSMAYWHTLCNTGGDPFGASTETFSWDKNENAILRAKDKMDAAFEFMTKLGLPYYCFHDVDVVDDAPTLAEFETRIQTMVEYAKQKQQESGIKLLWGTSNLFSNPRYMNGAATNPNFDVLAYAGAQAKIAIDATIALGGENYVFWGGREGYMSLLNTDMKRELDHLGRFLNTCKDYARKEGFKGNFLIEPKPMEPTKHQYDFDAATSLGFINKYGLQNDFKLNLEVNHATLAGHSFEHELQVAVDAGMLGSIDANRGDYQNGWDTDQFPINIQEVTQAMLVILEGGGIQGGGVNFDAKVRRNSIDLEDKFIAHISGMDVFARGLICADHILQNTDYRKLRTQRYSSFDGGNGAKFEKGELSLEDLSKIARANGEPQAISGRQELFEQIISNAY; translated from the coding sequence ATGAGCACAACCAATCAATATTTTAAAAACATCGATACAATTAAGTTCGAAGGCAGAGAAAGTGATAATCCATTGGCGTTTAAATGGTATGATGAAAATCGTGTTGTTGCCGGAAAAACTTTGAAAGAACATTTGCGTTTTTCAATGGCTTACTGGCATACGCTATGTAATACGGGAGGAGATCCGTTTGGAGCTTCGACGGAAACTTTTTCGTGGGATAAAAATGAAAATGCAATTTTAAGAGCCAAAGACAAAATGGATGCGGCTTTTGAATTCATGACAAAATTAGGTTTGCCATATTATTGTTTTCATGATGTTGATGTGGTGGATGATGCGCCAACTTTGGCAGAATTTGAAACGCGTATTCAGACAATGGTTGAATATGCAAAACAAAAACAACAGGAATCTGGAATTAAACTATTGTGGGGAACTTCTAACTTATTCAGTAATCCACGTTACATGAACGGTGCGGCAACCAACCCAAACTTTGATGTTTTGGCGTATGCCGGAGCTCAGGCAAAAATTGCTATCGATGCGACTATTGCGCTTGGCGGAGAAAATTATGTTTTTTGGGGAGGACGTGAAGGATATATGAGTTTGTTAAATACAGACATGAAAAGAGAATTAGACCATTTAGGTAGATTCTTGAATACATGTAAAGATTATGCTCGTAAAGAAGGTTTTAAAGGAAACTTTTTAATCGAACCAAAACCAATGGAACCAACCAAACATCAATATGATTTTGATGCGGCGACTTCATTAGGTTTCATCAATAAATACGGGCTTCAAAATGATTTCAAATTAAATCTTGAAGTAAATCACGCAACGCTTGCAGGACATTCTTTTGAACATGAACTACAAGTTGCCGTTGATGCAGGAATGTTAGGAAGCATCGATGCAAATCGCGGTGATTACCAAAATGGCTGGGATACCGATCAATTCCCAATCAATATTCAGGAAGTAACTCAGGCAATGTTGGTTATCCTTGAAGGCGGCGGAATTCAGGGTGGTGGTGTAAACTTTGACGCTAAAGTGAGAAGAAATTCAATCGATTTAGAAGATAAATTTATTGCACACATTTCTGGAATGGATGTTTTTGCAAGAGGATTAATCTGTGCAGATCACATACTTCAAAATACTGATTACAGAAAATTACGCACACAGCGTTACAGCTCGTTTGACGGTGGAAACGGAGCTAAGTTTGAAAAAGGAGAATTATCTCTTGAAGATCTTAGCAAAATTGCACGTGCAAACGGAGAACCTCAGGCCATAAGCGGCAGACAAGAATTATTCGAGCAGATTATTTCGAATGCGTATTAA